From a region of the Kaistia sp. 32K genome:
- a CDS encoding MBL fold metallo-hydrolase: MADGAPESLRADRLRITVLGCGASPGVPRIGNDWGACDPSEPKNRRTRSSILIDGFRGDHPYPTRVLVDAGPDVRSQLLDARVDRLDAVLFTHPHADHTHGIDDLRSFWLDTHRLVPVYSDDFTQERLEEAFGYCFRTPTGGSYPPILGRTRIEPGQGFAIDGPGGRLDILPLRQIHGDIESLGFRIGDFVYSSDISAIPDETLPHLAGLSLWMVDALRWRPHPSHFSVDDTLGWHEKLRPRRTILTHMHGDLDYATLAAHVPGDVEPAFDGMILTVNL, encoded by the coding sequence ATGGCTGATGGCGCCCCGGAGAGCCTCCGGGCCGATCGCCTGCGCATCACCGTGCTCGGCTGCGGCGCGTCGCCCGGCGTGCCGCGCATCGGCAATGACTGGGGCGCCTGCGACCCGTCGGAGCCGAAGAACCGCCGCACGCGCTCGTCGATCCTGATCGACGGCTTTCGCGGTGATCATCCGTATCCGACGCGGGTTCTCGTCGACGCCGGCCCCGATGTCCGCAGCCAGTTGCTCGACGCGAGGGTGGACCGGCTCGACGCGGTGCTCTTCACCCATCCGCACGCCGACCACACCCACGGCATCGACGATCTCCGCTCGTTCTGGCTCGATACGCACCGCCTGGTGCCGGTCTATTCGGACGATTTCACCCAGGAACGCCTGGAAGAAGCCTTCGGCTACTGCTTCCGCACGCCGACGGGCGGCAGCTATCCGCCGATCCTCGGCCGCACGCGGATCGAGCCGGGGCAGGGCTTCGCCATCGACGGTCCCGGCGGCCGGCTCGACATCCTGCCGCTCCGCCAGATCCATGGCGACATCGAGAGCCTCGGCTTCCGGATCGGCGATTTCGTCTATTCGAGCGACATCAGCGCGATCCCCGACGAAACCCTGCCGCATCTCGCGGGGCTCTCGCTCTGGATGGTCGACGCGCTGCGCTGGCGGCCGCACCCGAGCCATTTCAGCGTCGACGACACGCTCGGCTGGCACGAGAAGCTGCGGCCGCGCCGGACGATCCTGACGCATATGCACGGCGATCTCGACTATGCGACGCTCGCAGCGCATGTCCCGGGCGATGTCGAGCCCGCTTTTGACGGGATGATCCTGACCGTCAACCTCTAG
- a CDS encoding TatD family hydrolase: MLVDSHCHLDFADFEADRAALMQRARDAGVGLMVTISTRVRQFDKILALAEAYPNVFCSVGTHPNSAHEEPDIPTETLVELSKHPKVVAIGEAGLDYFYGAEHKAVQAEGLRRHIAAARITQLPLVIHARDADEDMIAILRDEMGKGAFPAILHCFSSGPELAKVGLELGLYVSFSGILTFKSAQSLRDIARDVPLDRLLVETDAPYLAPVPHRGQRNEPAYVRDTAAVLAEVKGVSLDEMAGITTHNFMRLFTKVPRDAAAKAALALATATVAHHG, encoded by the coding sequence ATGCTGGTCGACAGTCACTGCCATCTGGATTTCGCGGATTTCGAGGCCGACCGCGCGGCGCTGATGCAGCGCGCCCGGGACGCCGGCGTCGGCCTGATGGTGACGATCTCGACCCGAGTCCGCCAGTTCGACAAGATCCTCGCGCTCGCCGAGGCCTATCCGAACGTCTTCTGCTCCGTCGGCACTCATCCGAACAGCGCGCATGAGGAACCGGACATCCCGACCGAGACGCTGGTCGAGCTTTCGAAGCATCCGAAGGTCGTGGCGATCGGCGAGGCGGGCCTCGATTATTTCTACGGCGCCGAGCACAAGGCCGTGCAGGCTGAGGGCCTGCGCCGCCACATTGCCGCCGCCCGCATCACGCAGCTGCCGCTCGTCATCCACGCCCGCGACGCCGACGAGGACATGATCGCGATCCTGCGCGACGAGATGGGGAAGGGGGCCTTCCCGGCCATCCTGCACTGCTTCTCGTCCGGGCCAGAGCTGGCAAAGGTCGGCCTGGAGCTCGGGCTCTACGTCTCCTTCTCCGGCATCCTGACCTTCAAGAGCGCCCAGTCGCTCCGCGACATCGCCCGCGACGTGCCGCTCGACCGGTTGCTGGTCGAGACGGACGCGCCCTATCTGGCGCCCGTGCCGCATCGCGGCCAGCGCAACGAGCCGGCCTATGTCCGCGACACCGCCGCGGTGCTTGCCGAGGTGAAGGGCGTCTCGCTCGACGAGATGGCCGGGATCACGACCCACAATTTCATGCGCCTCTTCACCAAGGTGCCGCGCGACGCGGCGGCCAAGGCCGCGCTGGCGCTGGCGACCGCGACGGTGGCGCATCATGGCTGA